The nucleotide sequence GTCCGGACTGCGCTCGTTGCCTCCGGCGTGCCGGCGAAGGACATTCAGTACGAGGTGTTCGGTCCAGACCTGTGGCTGGCCGACTACCAGTAGGCCGGCCACCCCGGTCCATTGCGTTCCGGTCCATTGACTTCGGCCTGCAGAGGTCTAACGTTGAACTACGTCAACATTGGATCTGTTGCGTGCGCGTGCGGCGAGGGGGTATGCCGCACCAGTTCATGCGGCTGTTGCCCGGTCACGCCTCCGGTGGCAGTCCGCACGCCTTCAATTTTTAGGTCTCAACCAAATCTGCAGGTGCCGTCCATGACCGCCAATTTCATCACCGCCCTCGCCGTCAAATCCTTCGATGAACCGGACAAGAAGAGGTGCCCGGACAAAGCCGAGGTGGACCTGGTCAGCGTCAACGACTTCTCCGTTGCCCGGCTCATCCTCGCTCCCGGCTGGCGCTGGTCCGAGTGCACCAAGCCCACGGAACAAACACCCTTCTGCCAGCACAGCCACCTCGGCTTCTGCGTGTCCGGGGTCATGGAGGTGGAGACGCCTGAGGGTGGCCGCTCCTCCATCCGGGCCAACGACACCTACGCGATTCCGCCGGGGCACGATGAATGGGTGGTGGGGTCCGAACCGTTTGTGGCTGTGGAATTCCTCGGCGCGGCGTCGTTCGGGCGTCCCGTCAGCAGGGGGCTGCACGCCCGCATCTGAAAGCCCCCGGACCAGAGCGTCTGCCGGTCCACCTGAGGAGTCGCTGCCATGGCCATCATCGACAATGCCGTGTACGTGGCAGGACGCCGGACTGCGGATCCGGAAGGCCTGGAGGAGACATACTTCCTGCTGCGGCAGCGCGAGGGAATGGCCTGGATCGGCCTCTACCGTCCCGATCCCCACGAGTTGCGGTCAGTGGCGGACGAGTTCCAGCTCAGCTCCCTGGCGGTCGAGGACGCACTCACCGGGCACCAGCGCGCCAAGCTTGAGCATTACGGTGAAACGCTCTTCCTGGTCCTGCGCCCGGCACGGTACCTTGACGACGTCGAAAAGGTGGAGTTCGGCGAGATCCACGTCTTTGCCGGACCGGATTTCGTGGTCACCGTCCGCCGCGCGGAGTCGCCGGACCTGGCCCGGGTCCGCCGCCGCATGGAATCCCGGCCGGAGTTCCTGGCCCTGGGCCCGGACGCCGTGCTGTACGCGATCCTGGACCAGGTGGTGGACGAGTATGAGCCTGTGGCGGCCGGACTCGAGAATGACATCGACGAGATCGAGGATGAGCTGTTCGGCGCGGACCCGGAGGTGTCCCGGCGCATCTACGAACTGTCCCGCCAGGTCATC is from Arthrobacter sp. QXT-31 and encodes:
- a CDS encoding magnesium and cobalt transport protein CorA gives rise to the protein MAIIDNAVYVAGRRTADPEGLEETYFLLRQREGMAWIGLYRPDPHELRSVADEFQLSSLAVEDALTGHQRAKLEHYGETLFLVLRPARYLDDVEKVEFGEIHVFAGPDFVVTVRRAESPDLARVRRRMESRPEFLALGPDAVLYAILDQVVDEYEPVAAGLENDIDEIEDELFGADPEVSRRIYELSRQVITVQRATGPLAGILQALISGTPEHHPGPELQDHLRDVLDHVLRLNDRIASFRALLQNALAVNAALVAQRQNDEMRRLTESSFAQSEQVKRISAWAAILFAPTLIGTIYGMNFRTMPELDWIFGYPMAIGLMIGMALILYATFKRNNWI
- a CDS encoding cupin domain-containing protein, with amino-acid sequence MTANFITALAVKSFDEPDKKRCPDKAEVDLVSVNDFSVARLILAPGWRWSECTKPTEQTPFCQHSHLGFCVSGVMEVETPEGGRSSIRANDTYAIPPGHDEWVVGSEPFVAVEFLGAASFGRPVSRGLHARI